From a single Miscanthus floridulus cultivar M001 chromosome 8, ASM1932011v1, whole genome shotgun sequence genomic region:
- the LOC136471434 gene encoding BIIDXI-like protein At5g11420 gives MGRLTIAVPVMLLLLCATCRLTLGITDGLLPNGNFERGPAPSQLRGTRVVGASAIPSWQTSGFVEYIPSGQKQGDMVLVVPEGAYAVRLGNEASIRQRLRGAARGARYSLTFSAARTCAQAEQLNVSASGQSGLLAMQTMYSSNGWDSYAWAWVADADEVEVVIHNPGVTEDPGCGPLIDSVAIKTLNPPHRTNKNLVKNGDFEEGPYIIPGTKWGVLIPSRVVDDHSPLPGWMVESLKAIKYIDGDSFAVPRGRRAVELLAGRESAIAQVIRTVPGRQYALSFTVGDASNACRGSLMVEAYAGRESTKVAYESAGKGGVKRAVLPFRAASTRTRLVFFSSFYSTRSDDLSSLCGPVLDDVAVVSVRTNKRG, from the exons ATGGGAAGGTTAACCATCGCTGTGCCAGTGATGCTTCTGCTGCTGTGCGCAACGTGCAGACTGACGCTCGGAATCACTGATG GTCTGCTCCCGAACGGCAACTTCGAGCGGGGGCCGGCGCCGTCGCAGCTGCGTGGGACGCGGGTGGTGGGCGCGTCGGCGATCCCGTCGTGGCAGACGTCGGGGTTCGTGGAGTACATCCCGTCGGGGCAGAAGCAGGGGGACATGGTGCTGGTGGTGCCTGAGGGCGCCTACGCCGTGCGGCTCGGCAACGAGGCGTCCATCCGGCAGCGGCTCCGGGGCGCCGCCCGCGGCGCGCGTTACTCGCTCACGTTCAGCGCGGCGCGGACGTGCGCGCAGGCGGAGCAGCTGAACGTGTCGGCGTCGGGGCAGTCGGGCCTGCTGGCCATGCAGACCATGTACAGCAGCAACGGCTGGGACTCGTACGCCTGGGCCTgggtcgccgacgccgacgaggTGGAGGTCGTCATCCACAACCCCGGCGTCACCGAGGACCCCGGCTGCGGTCCGCTCATCGACTCCGTCGCCATCAAGACGCTCAACCCGCCTCACCGCACCAACA AGAACCTGGTGAAGAACGGCGACTTCGAGGAGGGCCCGTACATCATCCCGGGGACCAAGTGGGGCGTGCTGATCCCGTCGCGGGTGGTGGACGACCACTCGCCGCTTCCCGGGTGGATGGTGGAGTCGCTCAAGGCCATCAAGTACATCGACGGCGACAGCTTCGCGGTGCCCCGGGGGCGGCGCGCCGTGGAGCTGCTGGCTGGGAGAGAGAGCGCCATCGCGCAGGTGATCCGCACCGTGCCGGGGAGGCAGTACGCGCTGTCCTTCACGGTCGGCGACGCCAGCAACGCCTGCCGGGGGTCGCTCATGGTGGAGGCCTACGCGGGCCGGGAGTCCACCAAGGTGGCGTATGAGTCGGCGGGGAAGGGCGGCGTGAAGCGCGCCGTGCTGCCGTTCCGCGCCGCGTCCACGCGCACCAGGCTCGTCTTCTTTAGCTCCTTCTACAGCACCAGGAGCGACGACCTCAGCTCGCTCTGCGGGCCCGTGCTCGACGACGTCGCCGTCGTCAGCGTGCGCACCAATAAGCGCGGCTAG
- the LOC136468776 gene encoding uncharacterized protein, with amino-acid sequence MPIEPTTKCNVSADDIPKVAAVDVDVVLDMFHNAEEYVGVDDEAMYIPMPTAQATGNASENEFASSINNDDSVVPVVDEAEVGDKDPLDVHVLHDPLNPKIQKGELFPDIIAFRKAIRHYAVVKGFEFALGVRTDKTRFIARCAASDCTWHIHASTILTEKLYRSKSYLPSTIILPPSLEKAKWLPRIELSSPGSRVQIELEKVGKKNRFKRVFVALKPCIDGFLAGCRPFIGVDASCLHGKYTGQLALATGVDGHNWLYHIAYGIFYSEVENRECMRHLYQNFMKRYSGEVFTEHLYHAARSYIEGFFKWHIQKIYEFAPGVIDFLEHYHGRIWYRCGFSEESKCGYLTNNVSESFNAQIKQFKGLHIHELVDRLRELIMEKRYVRKKIAQQWEEGILPSVIKELNLISKNVKVVKVAVSDEDFAEVTILDD; translated from the exons ATGCCTATAGAGCCTACAACCAAATGCAATGTGTCTGCTGATGACATTCCAAAGGTAGCTGCTGTAGATGTAGATGTAGTGCTTGATATGTTTCATAACGCTGAAGAATATGTTGGAGTGGATGATGAAGCTATGTATATTCCAATGCCAACTGCACAGGCAACTGGGAAT GCATCTGAAAATGAATTTGCTTCTAGTattaataatgatgatagtgttgTTCCTGTTGTTGATGAGGCAGAGGTTGGTGATAAAGACCCTTTGGATGTTCATGTTCTGCATGATCCTTTGAATCCAAAAATCCAAAAGGGAGAGCTATTTCCTGATATCATTGCATTCAGGAAAGCCATAAGGCATTACGCTGTCGTCAAGGGTTTTGAGTTTGCACTTGGGGTCCGAACAGACAAGACAAGGTTTATTGCGAGGTGTGCTGCTAGTGATTGCACTTGGCACATACATGCTTCTACCATTTTGACAGAAAAACTATACAG ATCAAAGTCCTACCTGCCAAGCACAATTATCCTACCACCAAGCTTAGAGAAGGCAAAATGGCTACCCAGG ATTGAACTTAGTTCTCCTGGAAGTAGAGTACAAATCGAGTTAGAGAAGGTTGGTAAAAAGAATAGGTTCAAGAGAGTATTTGTTGCTTTGAAGCCATGCATTGATGGCTTCTTAGCTGGTTGTAGACCATTTATTGGTGTAGATGCATCTTGTCTGCATGGAAAATATACTGGACAGTTAGCTTTAGCTACTGGGGTGGATGGACACAACTGGTTGTACCATATTGCATATGGAATTTTTTACTCTGAG GTAGAGAACAGGGAATGCATGAGACACCTATATCAAAACTTCATGAAACGCTACTCAGGGGAGGTCTTTACTGAACACCTGTACCATGCTGCAAGGAGCTACATAGAAGGGTTTTTCAAGTGGCATATCCAGAAAATCTATGAATTCGCTCCAGGTGTAATTGACTTTCTGGAGCACTATCATGGCAGAATATGGTATAGGTGTGGCTTCTCAGAGGAGAGCAAGTGTGGCTACTTGACAAATAATGTGTCTGAGAGTTTCAATGCTCAGATTAAGCAGTTCAAGGGACTTCATATCCATGAGCTAGTGGACAGACTCAGGGAGTTGATAATGGAGAAGAGGTACGTCAGAAAGAAGATAGCACAACAGTGGGAAGAAGGCATACTACCAAGTGTTATCAAGGAACTTAACCTGATAAGCAAGAATGTCAAAGTTGTCAAGGTTGCAGTAAGTGATGAAGACTTTGCAGAGGTGACTATTCTTGATGACTAG